Below is a window of Candidatus Bathyarchaeota archaeon DNA.
CGTTCAGGTGTAGGAATGTGCTTTTCCATGACTTGGACGAGGGCGTCAATGTTTACAGCGCGTTGGGCTGAGATTGGGATTATTGGGGCGTTTTTGGCAACTGTGTCTTTGACGAACTCGGTGATTTCGCGATAATTTTCTAAGACTCTTTTCTCGTCAACTATATCTATCTTGTTTTGAACAATAATTATTTTGTCTACGCCGACAATCTGAATAGCTGCTAAGTGTTCGCGTGTTTGGGGTTGGGGGCAGGGTTCGTCTGCGGCTATTACGAGTATGGCGCCGTCCATAACTGCGGCGCCTGAAAGCATTGTTGCCATGAGTGCCTCGTGTCCGGGGGCATCTACGAAGCTGATGGCTCTTTGAAATTCGCATTTTGTGCCGCAAGTTGGGCATTTGGGTTGTGTGGAGTAGCATTCTGGGGCGTCGCATTTTGGGCATTTGTATACTGGTGCGTCGGCGTATCCGAGTTTTATTGTAATGCCGCGTCTCAGTTCTTCGCTGTGTTTGGCGGCCCATACGCCCGATAATGCTTGTACAAGTGTGGTTTTTCCATGGTCTACGTGGCCAATGGTACCGATGTTAACTTCGGGCTGTTTGGGCAGTTCTTTCAGACGATTAACCTCCGGTTTAGGTTTCTTTTGGTTTCTCTTTGCGTTCCTTGGTTTCTTCCTCGATAACTTTCGGCTTTTTCTTCTGTTTCGCTGATTTCTCTATCTCTTCTGGCTTTTTCTCTGCTGTTTCAGCCTTTGTTTCGGCTTTTTCAGACGGCTTTGCTTTTTTTGCTTTCTTGGGTTTCTCGGTTATTTTCATGTTAATTTGAACGATCTCTTCGGTGATGACGCTTCCGCGAAGCGTTTTTCTTCTACGTTCCCCCTTGCGAGTTGAGTGGAAGCCGACGCCTTTGGTTATTATCACGCGGGTTTTTATTCCGCCGTGGATGCCTGGTCGCATGGGAAAGCCGTCTTTGTCTGAGCCTCCCGTGATTTTCAGTTTATGCCCTCCCAGTCCGACAGCTGTTCCGTCTATTATTTCGCCTAGTCTCCTTCCTACAAGGGGAACGGCTCGGGAGCCTTCCAGTTCAACTATTTGGGATTTTCCAGTTTCGGGGTCTGAAAGGATGATTTTGAATTTTGCCATGGAAACATTTACCTTCGGATGAAGCAAGTTTGAATATGGATTGTACACAGCGTTTTTAAAGCTTCCTTTTCAAAACGCCAACAGCAAGTTAACTTTCACAAACATTCATATTTGGGGTCTATTAGGAGCTTGAACCTCTTCTATCAATTATGTCCAATGCACCAGGTCCAGTACCAACAATAGTCACAGGTACACCTGTTGCCTCCTCAACTCTAACTAAGAAGTCTCTTGCTCCTTGAGGCAGCTTGTCATAACTAGTCGCGTTTTTGCAACTGGGATATAAAATATCAAGCTTAGTCACAGCAGCCTCTGTAGCACCATGAATCTTCGCCACTCTCCTCGCCAAATTAAAATTAAACGGTGCAGACCTACGATCCCGCCCTGTACCAGCCGCAGTCTCAAACCACCTGCGCCGTATGGCCTCTTCCTTGGACAACTCCCCAGGCAAATCTCCTGCACCCACACGCGTAATAAAAGCCTTAAACACAACCAAAACCTTGTCCACCCTACTTGGACCTACCCCAGACTCAGAACATATGGCTGCAGCACTTGTATCACGACTCGTAACATAGGGATAAGACCCGTGATAAAGCGAAAGCATCAAGCCTTGCGTCCCCTCCAAAACAACAGTCTTTTTTGCGTCAATAGCGGCATTAACTTCCCCTGTCGCATCTGCCAAAAACCGCTTCAACTCTGCCACATCCTTCGCCAACTTAGCTGATCTCTTCGCCCTTTCCTGCACGGCGGGACCAACGCCTCGACCAGTAGTGCCGAGGCTTTTCAAGTGGCTGTCGCTCTTGTCTATTGCTGAATGATGCGGCTCAATGATAGAAGCTTGCCTGTCCACACCGATCCGACTCTCAACTCCCGTTTCTCTTACCTCTTTCAAAAATTGAAAAACATCAACATTAGCTCCAGGACCAATTAACAGGCGACATTTATCATAAACAAATGTGGAAGGCACCATATGTAAAGCGTAACGTCTACCCTTAAAATGCACAGTGTGAGCAGCGTTAACAGAACCCGTGCGCACGCAGACGTCGACTTTGTCTTTCAAAGCCAAGTAGGATATGACTTTGCCTTTGCCTTCGTCTCCCCAAAAAGCACCAGCAACTACTGTACAACCCATGAGTTTTTCACCACAGTTAGACTCTAGCGAGAAATATTTAAAAGTATTTGTCAACTTCATGTAAAACAATACGCCATTTTACAAAGAAACTGTTAATTTTATATGGATGTGTCGAATAGGTTTAAGAACCAGTCAACAACACGTCTCTCACGAGAAAACGAAGGCGCAAAACCATGCAGTTCAAAGCCGTAATTTTCGACCTAGGCGACACGCTGATATTAACGGACCGATGGGACTACAACAAATGCTTAGCAAAGCTTCTGAAGAGCCTACAGCACGACAATGTGATAGTTTCGACTTCATTTGAGGAGTTTAGACGTGTTTACTTTAAAGTGCGCCATCAAATGTACCTCGAGTCTGAACAATCCCTTCGTGAAGTTAACTTTCGCCTACGAATTGCCGAGACATTAAAAAGGTTCAACCACAATTTTGCTCATGAAAGCCCAATAATAACGCGTGCTGTAGAAGCCTTTATCGAAGCTTTTATCGAAGACGTACGAATGGAAGCCTATGTGCTACCCTTACTCACTAGATTGAAAAAGAAATACAAGCTTGGACTAGTCTCCAATTTTGCCTACTCGCCAGGCTTTTGGAAGATACTGCAGCGCTTCAACTTAACCAGATTTTTTGACGCAGTAGTGGTTTCTGGCGAATTAGGCCTACGAAAACCTCATCCCAGGATTTTTAAAGAAGCACTAAAAACGCTAGGTGTCGAGGCTGCAGAAGCAGTTTTTGTAGGCGATTCCTTGAAAGCAGATATTGACGGAGCAAAAAACATGGGCTTCACGACAATTTTAGTTGAGAATACTGGACTTAGGAAGAATCCTTACGCAATTCTAGGTGAACTTGACCCAATTCCCGTAAAGCCCGACAGGGCAATACCAAATCTGAGAAGTCTGTCCAAAATCCTAGAGGTTTTGTAACTATTTCATGGCGCATAGCATTTCTTTTGTTCTATTAAATTTGCGCTCTTTAATCAAGCAAAGCAGGTATCGTATATGTTGAAGAACATCTTGCTTTCCATTGACTTGTCTTCTTCTTCTAAGCATAGTTCCAGTGAATCTTCAAAGCCTTCTCTGTATCTTAATCTCTTCGTTCCTTCATAATCAAGCGTTCACTAGAAGATGAGGGTTCAGCTGTTCCATCCACTCAATTTCTTTCAGAAAAATTCTCAACGGAGGCTTTCTTGGCTGTGTAATACAGTGAACGGCTGGTTTGCCACCGTCTTTTTCCCGTTTAGCATCAGCTATGTAAACGTTAACTAGAACAGAGCCGTCTTTCAGATGCAGGTTGACATTGCGGCCTACGAAAGCACGAGCCACATTTAGGTTGAAGTGTTCCATGCCCATCGATTATCGTCTCCATTCATAGTTTTCATCCGCAATTTTGCGCCAACAATTAGTGCAAATGGGTAATTGCTGTTCTTCATGCGTTATGTAAACTTCTATGTCGGTGTTTCTACACTCACTTATCCATGGATTCTGACACTTTTCTACAGGACGAGCCAAATGATCATACCTCACTACAAAACGATTTTTGTTTTTTCTACGTTTAAAACAGTCGACGCAACAACAATCTACAGAGTGGAGAGACATGAGTGAAAGTGAAACTGCTTCAAATCGCCAGAATGACCTTACCAAATTTTTCAATGCCGACCGATGCACTGGTCAGATTTCAATATTCGTAATTGCCTTCAGATACGGATTGGACGCTAACGACATCTACAGTAAGCTACTAATGGACTAGCATTAAACCAGTAAAAAATTCACCGTTTTTCCTTTCTCCTACTTTGTCAAAGGTTGACAATTTCCGGCTTAATTTCTTTCTTTGTTATTTTCAATAGTGCAACTGATGGTCTAATTAAAAATGGCGGGATTGGATTGGTGGGGCTGCCGGGATTAACGAGCAACATGCCCATTTTATATTTCAAACTTGGCCGATGAGTATGCCCCGATACGAAAACGTGGAATCCTCGCTTCCCGATTATGCCTTTAAATCTGCTTTTTCGAAAGAAATAGTTTAGACTGTGAGTCAATCCAATTTTCCAGTCATAAACGTCAACAGAATTTGTAACAGGCAATTTCTCTTTCACGTCTCGCGTGTCCATGTTACCATGCACAGCGATTACAGGTGCCATCTGTTCCAGTTCGTCTATGACGCTTAGCTTCGTTAAATCTCCAGCGTGGATAATCAAACAGGCGTCTTGGAAGACTTGGAAAACTTTGTTTGGAATAGCTTTTGCCCGGGCTGGAATATGTGTATCTGAGATCAAACCTATTAGTTTCAAAACTCTCAGCCTTGATGATCTTTGTTATCAACTATTATAATAGTGGATAGCAACGGTTATAAAGTTAACAGAAAATCGCGCCGAGCTTACGCTAAAAGACTTATGTTTAACGGATGCGCTTTTCAAGCTGGGACAAATGATCGAATTCTATGATTTTGGCACAATCGTCATCAACGGCAAACACTACACTAATGATGTAATTGTATTTCTAGGCAAAGTAAAGGATAATTGGTGGCGGGGAGAGGGGCACAAACTCGCGATTGAAGATTTGCAAGAGGTATTAAAAGTTGAACCGCAAGTAGTTGTTGTGGGAACTGGTTATTGGGGTTTGATGAAAGTTCCAAAAGAGGTGAAGCGACATTTGGACAGACAAGGTATCCGGCTGATGATAGAAAAGACGGGTGATGCGACGAAAACTTTCAATAGACTAGCAGAGTCTGGTGAGAAGGTTGTTGCCGCGCTTCATTTGACGTGTTAAGTTTTTTTAGACTCTTGAAAAACGTCGAGAATCTTAACACGGATGGGAAATTTTTATTCAGCTAAATTAGTTGAGTGCTTCTTTTTTCTTCGTATCAGAGTTGCAGCAGCTGCGAGAGTGGTTATTAGGAGTATATTTGCCTTTTTCCAAATAGTTACGAGAGTGTTATCCAACGAAGTTGTTTCTCCACCAATACCAGCTGAGACTTTTATATGCTTTGAAACCACGTCTATTAGTCCATCAGTGTCAGTGACCGTTAAATTCACGCTGTAAGTCCCATGGGACACGAATTTGTGAGTGATTGTTTGGTTGTCGGTGTTAATTGAAGTATCATCGCCAAAACTCCAAGAGTATGTTTCAATTTCCTTATCGAGATCGTAACTTGCAGAGGCGTCAAACACAATAGTCTCCCCCGTAAGAGGTTGTGTGGGATACCATGAAAAA
It encodes the following:
- a CDS encoding MTH938/NDUFAF3 family protein, with protein sequence MIEFYDFGTIVINGKHYTNDVIVFLGKVKDNWWRGEGHKLAIEDLQEVLKVEPQVVVVGTGYWGLMKVPKEVKRHLDRQGIRLMIEKTGDATKTFNRLAESGEKVVAALHLTC
- a CDS encoding HAD family hydrolase; this translates as MQFKAVIFDLGDTLILTDRWDYNKCLAKLLKSLQHDNVIVSTSFEEFRRVYFKVRHQMYLESEQSLREVNFRLRIAETLKRFNHNFAHESPIITRAVEAFIEAFIEDVRMEAYVLPLLTRLKKKYKLGLVSNFAYSPGFWKILQRFNLTRFFDAVVVSGELGLRKPHPRIFKEALKTLGVEAAEAVFVGDSLKADIDGAKNMGFTTILVENTGLRKNPYAILGELDPIPVKPDRAIPNLRSLSKILEVL
- a CDS encoding metallophosphoesterase translates to MKLIGLISDTHIPARAKAIPNKVFQVFQDACLIIHAGDLTKLSVIDELEQMAPVIAVHGNMDTRDVKEKLPVTNSVDVYDWKIGLTHSLNYFFRKSRFKGIIGKRGFHVFVSGHTHRPSLKYKMGMLLVNPGSPTNPIPPFLIRPSVALLKITKKEIKPEIVNL
- a CDS encoding 30S ribosomal protein S6e — its product is MAKFKIILSDPETGKSQIVELEGSRAVPLVGRRLGEIIDGTAVGLGGHKLKITGGSDKDGFPMRPGIHGGIKTRVIITKGVGFHSTRKGERRRKTLRGSVITEEIVQINMKITEKPKKAKKAKPSEKAETKAETAEKKPEEIEKSAKQKKKPKVIEEETKERKEKPKET
- a CDS encoding adenylosuccinate synthetase, yielding MGCTVVAGAFWGDEGKGKVISYLALKDKVDVCVRTGSVNAAHTVHFKGRRYALHMVPSTFVYDKCRLLIGPGANVDVFQFLKEVRETGVESRIGVDRQASIIEPHHSAIDKSDSHLKSLGTTGRGVGPAVQERAKRSAKLAKDVAELKRFLADATGEVNAAIDAKKTVVLEGTQGLMLSLYHGSYPYVTSRDTSAAAICSESGVGPSRVDKVLVVFKAFITRVGAGDLPGELSKEEAIRRRWFETAAGTGRDRRSAPFNFNLARRVAKIHGATEAAVTKLDILYPSCKNATSYDKLPQGARDFLVRVEEATGVPVTIVGTGPGALDIIDRRGSSS